One stretch of Actinomycetes bacterium DNA includes these proteins:
- a CDS encoding septum formation initiator family protein — MLFVVLTALGLTLAWPARQYVEQRRQIASLRSQARETQQRVSLLQQQEQAWNDPQYVEAQARQRLHFVLPGEKAYVLLQPAAHAADEPKALTRVATVPWYSALWQSVDEASKTGPGATHS; from the coding sequence GTGCTCTTCGTCGTGCTGACCGCGCTGGGGCTGACCCTGGCGTGGCCGGCGCGGCAGTACGTCGAGCAACGGCGGCAGATCGCCTCGCTGCGCTCCCAGGCGCGCGAGACCCAGCAGCGGGTGAGCCTGCTGCAGCAGCAGGAGCAGGCGTGGAACGACCCGCAGTACGTCGAGGCGCAGGCGCGTCAGCGGCTGCACTTCGTGCTGCCCGGCGAGAAGGCGTACGTGCTGCTCCAGCCCGCCGCCCATGCCGCCGACGAGCCCAAGGCGCTGACCCGGGTCGCGACAGTGCCGTGGTACTCCGCTCTCTGGCAGTCGGTCGACGAGGCGTCGAAGACCGGCCCGGGCGCGACGCACTCGTGA